A single genomic interval of Rhodobacter sp. 24-YEA-8 harbors:
- a CDS encoding TetR/AcrR family transcriptional regulator, producing the protein MAPRKIEKARPPQLRSLMTRQKLIDAAIEQLWESGYQKVTIAAISARAGVTHGAHLHHFGTREDLLAASVDALFQRSVAEYEVRMAELPRDMPARADAALEQLRLVAMGRIFEVVGELLLAARTNPELGTRMHHYAISQRALQKRMYELAFGAAALQDKRILLLLDGTFAIFLRGLATLKKTRSAAELEEAWLAWKTTALPVLLAHLAEIGAAEPQSAQI; encoded by the coding sequence ATGGCACCGCGAAAGATCGAAAAGGCCCGCCCGCCCCAGCTGCGAAGCCTGATGACCCGGCAAAAGCTGATCGATGCCGCCATCGAGCAGCTTTGGGAAAGCGGCTATCAGAAAGTCACCATTGCCGCGATCTCGGCCCGGGCCGGGGTGACCCATGGCGCCCATCTGCATCATTTCGGCACGCGCGAGGATCTGCTGGCCGCGTCGGTTGATGCCCTGTTCCAGCGCAGTGTCGCGGAATATGAGGTGCGCATGGCGGAACTGCCGCGTGATATGCCCGCCCGTGCCGATGCCGCACTGGAGCAGCTGCGCCTTGTCGCCATGGGGCGCATTTTCGAAGTGGTGGGGGAATTGTTGCTGGCCGCGCGCACCAATCCCGAGCTCGGCACACGGATGCATCACTATGCGATCTCGCAGCGCGCTTTGCAAAAACGGATGTATGAACTGGCCTTCGGCGCGGCGGCCTTGCAGGACAAGCGCATCCTGCTTCTCCTCGACGGGACTTTTGCGATTTTCCTGCGCGGTCTGGCGACCCTGAAAAAGACCCGCAGCGCGGCAGAACTGGAAGAGGCCTGGCTGGCCTGGAAGACCACCGCTTTGCCGGTTCTTCTGGCGCATCTTGCCGAAATCGGGGCGGCAGAACCGCAATCCGCTCAGATCTGA
- a CDS encoding amino acid ABC transporter permease yields the protein MREFSQNHMILILQGLGWTMALTLAAMVFGGILGLLVAVLRSSPNRWISLPSAVLIRLFQGIPLVVVIFMIYFGIARTGYNVSPFVACTVGLSLFAAAFLGEIWRGALLAIPRAQWESADSLGMTSFQMLRIAILPQALRLSAPATVGFLVQLVKATSVCSMVGFVELMRAGQMVNGTTFDSFRVFGIVAALYLLINLPMSFAAKRLEKLKL from the coding sequence ATGCGTGAATTCAGCCAGAATCATATGATCCTGATCCTTCAGGGCCTGGGCTGGACGATGGCCCTGACCCTCGCCGCGATGGTCTTTGGCGGCATTCTGGGACTGCTGGTCGCGGTCCTGCGCAGCTCTCCCAATCGCTGGATCTCCCTGCCCTCGGCTGTCCTGATCCGGCTGTTCCAGGGCATCCCGCTGGTTGTCGTGATCTTCATGATCTATTTCGGCATCGCCCGGACCGGCTATAATGTCTCACCCTTCGTTGCCTGCACCGTGGGGCTGTCGCTTTTTGCTGCGGCCTTTCTGGGAGAGATCTGGCGCGGGGCGCTGCTTGCCATTCCGCGCGCGCAGTGGGAATCCGCCGACAGCCTCGGCATGACCAGCTTTCAGATGCTGCGCATTGCCATCCTGCCGCAGGCGCTCAGGCTTTCGGCCCCGGCAACGGTGGGCTTTCTGGTGCAGCTGGTAAAGGCCACCTCGGTCTGTTCGATGGTCGGCTTTGTCGAGCTGATGCGGGCCGGCCAGATGGTCAATGGCACCACCTTCGACAGTTTCCGCGTCTTTGGCATCGTCGCGGCGCTTTATCTGCTGATCAACCTGCCCATGTCCTTCGCGGCGAAGCGCCTCGAAAAGCTGAAGCTCTGA
- a CDS encoding 3-keto-5-aminohexanoate cleavage protein, whose translation MFKFNKTIISCAVTGGVHTPSMSPYLPITPKQIEDSAVEAHAAGAAVVHLHARLDDGRPTADPAVYGQFVPGIRARCDAVVNITTGGAPGMTMDERLAAARAMSPDMVSLNMGSINFGFHLMAGKKKDWQYDWEEQFLLESKSKYSVNSFQVLEDIVTELGAEGVVFECECYDIGHLYNLKYLRDQGIIRGPMMVQFIFGFLGGVGVHPSHLEHFYETAERLFGDDYYMSVLAAGRQQMAFGTASACRGGGVRVGLEDALYIRKGELAKSNAEQVNLIAEILDKLNIKLASSTDVREAFNMRPRIGVVA comes from the coding sequence ATGTTCAAGTTCAATAAGACCATCATCAGCTGCGCGGTGACGGGGGGTGTTCATACCCCGAGCATGTCGCCCTATCTGCCGATCACTCCGAAACAGATTGAGGATTCCGCTGTCGAGGCCCATGCCGCAGGCGCCGCTGTCGTGCATCTTCACGCCCGTCTGGATGATGGCCGCCCAACCGCCGACCCGGCGGTTTATGGCCAGTTCGTGCCGGGGATCCGGGCGCGTTGTGATGCGGTCGTCAATATCACCACCGGCGGCGCACCCGGCATGACCATGGACGAAAGGCTCGCCGCCGCGCGTGCGATGTCACCCGATATGGTCTCGCTCAATATGGGCTCGATCAATTTCGGCTTTCACCTGATGGCGGGCAAGAAAAAAGACTGGCAATATGACTGGGAAGAGCAGTTCCTGCTTGAATCCAAGTCGAAATATTCGGTCAATTCCTTCCAGGTGCTGGAAGATATCGTGACTGAACTCGGAGCCGAGGGTGTGGTCTTTGAATGTGAATGCTATGATATCGGGCATCTCTACAACCTGAAATATCTGCGCGATCAGGGCATTATCCGCGGCCCGATGATGGTGCAGTTCATCTTCGGCTTCCTTGGCGGTGTCGGCGTCCATCCGAGCCATCTTGAGCATTTCTACGAAACAGCCGAGCGGTTGTTCGGGGATGATTACTATATGTCGGTGCTGGCCGCCGGCCGTCAGCAGATGGCCTTCGGCACGGCCTCGGCCTGTCGCGGCGGTGGTGTCCGGGTCGGGCTGGAGGATGCGCTCTATATCCGCAAAGGAGAGCTCGCGAAATCCAATGCCGAACAGGTCAATCTGATCGCCGAGATCCTCGACAAGCTGAACATCAAACTGGCCAGTTCGACGGATGTGCGCGAGGCCTTCAATATGCGGCCCCGGATCGGCGTGGTGGCATGA
- a CDS encoding SDR family oxidoreductase yields MGFAGKTVWIIGASEGIGAALARALSQEGARLILSARNQAALEFLAAGCHEAKVLPLDLATPGALADVAAGLTPGSLDAVICTAALYDPGRVSDLDPEATARLVAVNLLGSFEIARLAPPLLRDGGQLVLFGSVAGYFGLPGGQPYSATKAAVNNLAETLRTELAPRVDVRLVCPGFVATRLTAKNSFPMPAMLTAEEAAQEVIRGLKGRAFEIHFPKRFTRTIKCLRALPYALSLRLTGRLRPGDR; encoded by the coding sequence ATGGGCTTTGCCGGCAAGACGGTCTGGATCATCGGCGCGAGCGAGGGCATCGGCGCGGCCCTTGCCCGGGCGCTCTCGCAAGAGGGCGCGCGACTGATCCTGTCGGCGCGCAATCAGGCCGCGCTGGAATTCCTGGCAGCCGGTTGCCATGAGGCCAAGGTTCTCCCCCTCGACCTGGCCACACCGGGGGCGCTCGCGGATGTGGCGGCCGGTCTTACACCCGGCAGCCTCGATGCGGTGATCTGCACCGCCGCGCTTTATGATCCGGGCCGGGTTTCCGATCTGGACCCGGAGGCCACGGCGCGGCTGGTGGCGGTCAATCTGCTGGGGAGTTTCGAGATCGCCCGCCTCGCACCACCATTGTTGCGCGATGGCGGGCAACTGGTCCTCTTCGGCTCGGTCGCGGGATATTTCGGCCTGCCGGGCGGGCAGCCCTATAGTGCGACCAAGGCTGCGGTAAACAACCTGGCCGAGACCCTGCGAACCGAACTGGCGCCGCGTGTCGACGTGCGGCTTGTCTGCCCCGGGTTCGTCGCGACCCGGCTGACCGCGAAGAACAGCTTCCCTATGCCCGCGATGCTCACAGCGGAAGAGGCGGCGCAGGAGGTGATCCGTGGTCTGAAGGGGCGTGCCTTTGAGATCCATTTTCCCAAAAGGTTCACCCGGACGATCAAATGTCTGAGGGCACTGCCCTATGCGCTCTCGCTGCGGTTGACCGGGCGGCTCAGGCCAGGCGACCGCTGA
- a CDS encoding M20 aminoacylase family protein translates to MTVALPASLADGAAEMRTWLRALHQMPELGYEEHKSAAFVAARLGEMGLEPVTGIGGTGVVAVLKGQGLAPPIGLRADMDALPIEEASGLDWASRVPGVMHACGHDGHMAMLLGAARHLTKAPPPPGDVVFIFQPAEETGAGAAAMIRDGLLERFDIPEIYGLHNWPGLEFGRFLACDGAQMAAVDRFDITLTGTGCHAAMPHLGRDALLGASQLHQLLQGIVARNADPLDSAVVSVTQVHGGEAYNVLPETVVMRGCTRSLSAEMRDLIETRMRGISTGLAASLDLKITLDYHRGYPVTQNSAKEAGLARETALRMLGPASVDPAPKPSLASEDFAYFLEKRPGCYGFLGAGPGPALHSPRYRFNEDLLPVGAAWWVGLAQRVALI, encoded by the coding sequence ATGACCGTTGCCCTGCCCGCCTCCCTTGCCGATGGCGCTGCCGAAATGCGCACCTGGCTGCGTGCGCTGCATCAGATGCCGGAGCTTGGCTATGAGGAGCATAAAAGCGCGGCCTTCGTGGCGGCGCGGCTTGGCGAGATGGGCCTGGAGCCGGTCACCGGCATCGGCGGCACCGGCGTTGTTGCGGTGCTGAAAGGCCAGGGGCTGGCGCCTCCGATCGGATTGCGGGCCGATATGGATGCGCTGCCAATTGAGGAAGCGAGCGGCCTTGACTGGGCCTCGCGCGTGCCGGGCGTCATGCATGCCTGCGGGCATGACGGCCATATGGCGATGCTGCTGGGTGCGGCGCGGCATCTGACAAAGGCCCCGCCCCCGCCCGGAGATGTCGTCTTCATCTTTCAGCCCGCCGAGGAAACCGGCGCCGGGGCGGCCGCAATGATCCGCGACGGCTTGCTTGAGCGGTTTGATATCCCGGAGATTTACGGGCTGCACAACTGGCCGGGGCTGGAATTTGGCCGCTTTCTCGCCTGTGACGGCGCGCAGATGGCGGCTGTCGATCGTTTTGACATCACCCTGACCGGCACGGGTTGCCATGCCGCAATGCCGCATCTGGGGCGCGATGCCCTGCTGGGGGCAAGCCAGCTGCATCAGCTCTTGCAGGGGATCGTGGCACGCAATGCTGATCCTCTGGACAGCGCGGTGGTCTCGGTCACCCAGGTCCATGGCGGCGAGGCCTATAATGTTCTGCCGGAAACCGTGGTGATGCGTGGCTGCACCCGCAGTCTCAGCGCCGAAATGCGTGACCTGATTGAGACGAGGATGCGGGGCATCAGCACCGGGCTGGCCGCGAGCCTCGATCTGAAGATCACGCTCGACTATCACCGCGGCTATCCCGTCACCCAAAACAGCGCAAAGGAAGCCGGTCTCGCGCGCGAGACTGCGCTCCGGATGCTTGGGCCCGCTTCTGTCGATCCCGCGCCGAAACCCTCGCTGGCCTCCGAGGATTTCGCCTATTTCCTGGAGAAACGCCCGGGCTGCTACGGCTTTCTCGGTGCGGGCCCCGGGCCGGCACTGCACAGCCCGCGCTACCGCTTTAACGAAGACCTCCTGCCGGTCGGCGCGGCCTGGTGGGTGGGGCTGGCGCAGCGGGTGGCGCTGATCTGA
- a CDS encoding amino acid ABC transporter permease — MTVEFGVVIDHLPLLVGGALRGVLYAVGGFVIGIACAALIILGRMAWGRWVTIPSQIFVEIVRNTPFLLQAFFLYFGLAKLGVTMPGYVAAIIIVTFNSAAYATEILRSGMLGIPKGLLEAGDSLGFTALQQFRHVVARPMLRAALPALSGQFIIIMLNTSLLSAIAIPELNYEASNLASTSFRPFEVYVVVAVIYLALSSVFAGLFALISRRVSGSWGSERRMQDVV; from the coding sequence GTGACGGTGGAATTTGGTGTGGTCATCGACCATTTGCCGCTGCTTGTCGGCGGGGCCCTGCGCGGCGTGCTCTACGCGGTGGGGGGCTTTGTCATCGGCATCGCCTGTGCGGCGCTGATCATCCTTGGCCGCATGGCCTGGGGGCGTTGGGTGACCATCCCCAGCCAGATCTTTGTCGAGATTGTCCGCAATACGCCCTTTTTGCTGCAGGCCTTTTTCCTGTATTTCGGCCTCGCGAAACTTGGAGTGACGATGCCGGGCTATGTCGCGGCTATCATCATCGTGACCTTCAATTCCGCGGCCTATGCGACCGAGATCCTGCGCTCGGGGATGCTCGGCATTCCGAAAGGCCTGCTTGAGGCCGGCGACTCACTTGGCTTCACCGCCCTGCAGCAATTCCGCCATGTCGTAGCGCGGCCGATGCTGCGCGCGGCACTTCCGGCGCTGAGCGGCCAGTTCATCATCATCATGCTGAACACCTCGCTCCTGTCGGCCATTGCCATTCCCGAGCTGAATTACGAAGCCTCGAACCTCGCCTCGACCAGTTTTCGTCCGTTCGAGGTCTATGTTGTCGTGGCCGTGATCTATCTGGCGCTCTCTTCGGTCTTTGCCGGGCTCTTTGCCCTGATCAGCCGGCGTGTCAGCGGCAGCTGGGGCAGCGAGCGCCGCATGCAGGATGTTGTCTGA
- a CDS encoding SDR family NAD(P)-dependent oxidoreductase: MLRQGYYIVSAGGAGIGLAICREIAAQGGTAVALDPFNAPAETGAGILHYPCDVSDSGQVEALVAELSSGPVPIEGLVNCAGIAGPTGLIDSISAEDWERVLGINVISAAILIKNVSSVMKKQRRGAIVSISSACTRNGFPQRAPYVVSKAALEMLSETMAMELGPWGIRSNVVVPGIVEGVRIEAVAQAQADTRGISFDEAIAEFTARTSLKAMVSGEDIAKSVRFLLSDEARHVSGQKLAVCGNFEGYSSEMVAPFARV; this comes from the coding sequence ATGCTTCGTCAGGGCTACTACATCGTCTCGGCAGGTGGCGCAGGGATCGGTCTTGCAATCTGTCGTGAAATCGCGGCTCAGGGTGGGACGGCCGTGGCGCTGGACCCTTTCAACGCGCCTGCCGAAACGGGGGCAGGGATCCTGCATTACCCCTGCGATGTAAGCGATTCCGGGCAGGTCGAGGCGCTTGTTGCCGAGCTCTCCTCTGGCCCTGTGCCGATCGAGGGGCTGGTAAATTGCGCCGGGATCGCAGGGCCGACCGGTCTGATCGATTCCATCTCTGCCGAAGACTGGGAACGCGTGCTCGGGATCAACGTGATTTCCGCCGCGATTCTGATCAAGAACGTTTCATCCGTAATGAAGAAGCAACGGCGCGGGGCGATTGTGTCGATTTCCTCGGCCTGTACCCGCAACGGTTTTCCGCAGCGCGCGCCCTATGTCGTGTCGAAGGCCGCGCTGGAAATGCTGTCCGAGACCATGGCGATGGAGCTTGGCCCCTGGGGCATCCGCTCGAACGTGGTGGTGCCCGGTATCGTCGAGGGCGTCAGGATCGAAGCCGTGGCCCAGGCCCAGGCCGATACCCGTGGCATCAGCTTTGACGAGGCCATCGCGGAATTCACCGCGCGCACCTCGCTGAAAGCCATGGTCAGCGGCGAGGACATCGCGAAAAGCGTGCGTTTTCTTCTGTCGGACGAGGCGCGTCATGTCAGCGGCCAGAAACTGGCCGTCTGCGGTAATTTTGAGGGCTATTCCAGCGAAATGGTCGCCCCCTTCGCCCGCGTCTGA
- a CDS encoding transporter substrate-binding domain-containing protein has translation MIRQFSKVAAGAMVSLGLVLGAGMAVAEDLPAILEKKKIVIGVQNDLPPYSLIGDANQPVGLDIDVAQEIGKRLGVEVELVVLTGANRVPYLISNRVDAVVATIGITPERREAIGFTRPYLVFRTVMVAPKDLDVTSNETIGDRVVGVTRGTMMDPLITNGAPAGTNIQRFDDDATTSVALVTGQVDMIPTGEAIVMEVIRQNPARNLEIKYVMASTYAGIGVNKDNTALVEKLDEVITGMEADGSLGAIYLKWIGNEMPDLPKSLDELN, from the coding sequence ATGATCAGACAATTCAGCAAGGTTGCAGCCGGTGCCATGGTCAGTCTGGGCCTGGTTCTCGGGGCGGGAATGGCTGTGGCAGAAGATCTGCCGGCCATTCTGGAAAAGAAAAAGATCGTGATCGGCGTGCAGAATGACCTGCCGCCCTATAGCCTGATCGGCGATGCGAACCAGCCCGTCGGCCTTGATATCGATGTGGCCCAGGAAATCGGCAAGCGCCTCGGGGTCGAGGTCGAGCTGGTGGTCCTGACCGGCGCCAACCGTGTGCCCTATCTGATCTCGAACCGGGTTGACGCCGTGGTCGCAACCATTGGCATCACGCCCGAACGCCGCGAGGCCATTGGCTTCACCCGCCCCTATCTGGTGTTCCGCACTGTCATGGTGGCGCCGAAGGATCTTGATGTCACCAGTAATGAAACCATCGGCGACAGGGTTGTGGGCGTGACCCGCGGCACCATGATGGATCCGCTGATCACCAATGGCGCGCCCGCCGGCACCAATATCCAGCGCTTTGACGATGATGCGACGACCTCGGTCGCCCTTGTCACCGGCCAGGTCGACATGATCCCCACCGGCGAAGCCATCGTGATGGAAGTGATCCGCCAGAACCCCGCACGCAATCTGGAAATCAAATATGTCATGGCCAGCACCTATGCCGGCATTGGCGTGAACAAGGACAATACCGCGCTGGTGGAAAAGCTGGACGAGGTGATCACCGGGATGGAGGCCGATGGCAGCCTCGGCGCGATCTATCTGAAATGGATCGGCAACGAGATGCCCGACCTGCCCAAATCGCTGGATGAGCTGAACTGA
- a CDS encoding ABC transporter permease, with protein sequence MSDHSLTLQPARLWLRQLRPGDLLPVAVLAALILFFALRADSFLSPANLLIMSGQAGILLLVALGATLVILMGSIDLSVGSIILLTAAILSRVVNFGVTAPILIILVVILVGALAGLVNGLIFTFGKVPSFIATLGTLSFFAGLGLTVIGGRSIYFDAPGVLSLSIGQWIPGVQNSAMIGLIALTLVALITNRTRFGLYIYAIGGNERVVRLSGIALRRVKILAFVTSGVTAALAGLLISSQLGSSGPSLGSTALLDSLAAIVVGGTALSGGVGGVGRTFLGVLIITVLVNGLNQMGVQDFAQTMIKGAVIVLAAIFTMASQRGLTLK encoded by the coding sequence ATGTCTGACCATAGTCTTACCCTGCAGCCTGCCCGCCTTTGGCTGAGGCAGCTGCGGCCGGGGGATCTCTTGCCGGTTGCTGTGCTGGCGGCGCTGATCCTTTTCTTCGCGCTGCGGGCGGACTCCTTTCTCAGCCCGGCCAATCTCCTGATCATGAGCGGGCAGGCCGGGATCCTTTTGCTGGTGGCGCTTGGCGCGACGCTGGTCATTCTTATGGGCAGCATCGACCTCTCGGTCGGCTCGATCATCCTGCTGACAGCGGCGATCCTGTCCCGGGTGGTGAATTTCGGGGTCACTGCGCCGATCCTCATCATCCTCGTCGTGATCCTTGTCGGCGCGCTGGCGGGGCTGGTGAACGGGCTGATCTTCACCTTCGGCAAAGTGCCCTCGTTTATTGCCACGCTTGGCACGCTTTCCTTCTTTGCCGGGCTGGGGCTGACGGTGATCGGCGGGCGCTCGATCTATTTCGACGCGCCGGGGGTGCTGTCGCTTTCCATCGGGCAATGGATTCCGGGCGTGCAGAATTCGGCAATGATCGGGCTGATCGCGCTGACCCTGGTGGCCCTGATCACCAACCGGACGCGGTTCGGTCTTTATATCTATGCGATCGGCGGCAATGAGCGGGTGGTGCGGCTGTCCGGGATCGCGCTCAGGCGGGTGAAGATCCTGGCCTTTGTCACCTCGGGGGTGACGGCGGCGCTGGCGGGGCTGCTGATCTCGTCGCAGCTTGGCTCCAGCGGGCCCTCGCTCGGCTCGACGGCCCTGCTTGATTCCCTCGCAGCGATTGTGGTCGGCGGCACCGCGCTTTCGGGGGGCGTCGGCGGGGTCGGGCGCACCTTTCTCGGCGTCCTGATCATCACCGTTCTGGTCAATGGGCTGAACCAGATGGGCGTCCAGGATTTCGCCCAGACCATGATCAAAGGCGCCGTTATCGTGCTGGCCGCGATCTTCACCATGGCCTCGCAACGCGGCCTGACCCTCAAATGA
- a CDS encoding glutathione S-transferase family protein, with translation MKREANVPKLYTNFESGNSYKIRLFAALAGITLEEYEVDLPGDEHHGPAFLAINPRGEVPVLVDGDRIFRDSAAILTWLAGTYAPEGWGGRDTGEQAGIIDWLAFSASWIQYGVFTARAIVSFRGTYNGVGFQQEAVTLNEARIRGLKSLEILETALTGQDWLVLGRPTIADISVFPYVALAPMGDIPLEPYPAIRAWISRIRALPGFITVIGLDDPQYRRKDRP, from the coding sequence ATGAAACGGGAGGCCAATGTGCCGAAACTCTATACAAATTTCGAATCCGGCAACAGCTATAAGATCCGGCTGTTCGCCGCACTCGCCGGGATCACGCTTGAGGAATATGAGGTCGATCTGCCGGGGGATGAACATCATGGCCCGGCGTTTCTTGCGATCAATCCGCGGGGCGAGGTGCCGGTTCTGGTCGATGGCGACCGCATCTTCCGCGATTCCGCCGCGATCCTGACCTGGCTTGCCGGCACCTATGCGCCCGAAGGCTGGGGTGGCAGGGATACGGGCGAGCAGGCCGGGATCATCGACTGGCTCGCCTTCTCGGCCAGCTGGATCCAATATGGTGTCTTTACCGCCCGCGCCATTGTCTCGTTCAGAGGCACCTATAACGGCGTCGGCTTCCAGCAAGAGGCGGTCACCCTGAACGAGGCCCGCATCCGGGGTCTGAAATCGCTTGAGATCCTCGAGACCGCGCTGACCGGGCAGGACTGGCTGGTGCTGGGCCGCCCGACCATTGCCGATATCTCGGTCTTTCCCTATGTCGCCCTGGCCCCGATGGGGGATATCCCGCTGGAGCCCTATCCGGCGATCCGCGCCTGGATCAGCAGGATCCGCGCCCTGCCGGGGTTCATCACAGTGATCGGGCTGGATGATCCGCAATATCGCCGCAAGGACCGACCGTAA
- a CDS encoding thioesterase family protein, translated as MTAARHSREALLRFADRDAMGHVNSLKLAELIEDARLDFLAGIPQAPDVEWRLVSLRVDFHAQPVAARRLVTRSVVSRIGNSSFDMSHEIFEDDLLVASGLSVLVQVDPRKGVSSALLGAQKSCLT; from the coding sequence ATGACCGCGGCCCGCCATAGCCGCGAGGCGTTACTGCGCTTTGCCGACCGCGATGCGATGGGCCATGTCAACAGTCTGAAACTGGCAGAGCTGATCGAGGATGCACGGCTGGATTTTCTGGCCGGCATTCCGCAGGCCCCGGATGTCGAATGGCGCCTGGTCTCTTTGCGCGTCGATTTTCACGCCCAGCCGGTCGCAGCGCGCCGCCTTGTCACCCGTTCCGTGGTCAGCCGGATCGGCAACAGCTCTTTTGACATGTCGCATGAGATCTTCGAAGATGACCTTCTGGTCGCCTCGGGTCTGTCGGTTCTGGTGCAGGTCGATCCGCGCAAAGGTGTTTCATCAGCCCTGCTAGGGGCACAAAAATCCTGTCTGACCTGA
- a CDS encoding DUF2177 family protein, which yields MGQAILLYAVTAVVFLGLDMAGIRYIIRPIFETHIGHLLAAPLRLGPAVVFYLFYIAGLLFFVSLPALKAGAPLQALAFGALLGAMCYGTYEMTNYATLADWSWQQVLADGLWGTVLTGFAAWAGVAALSGRLA from the coding sequence ATGGGCCAGGCCATTCTTCTTTACGCGGTGACGGCAGTGGTCTTTCTGGGCCTCGATATGGCTGGCATCCGCTACATTATCCGTCCGATATTCGAGACCCATATCGGGCATCTGCTGGCCGCGCCGCTCCGGCTGGGGCCTGCGGTGGTTTTCTACCTGTTCTATATAGCGGGGCTGTTGTTCTTCGTGTCTTTGCCCGCGCTGAAAGCCGGGGCACCGTTGCAGGCCCTGGCATTCGGGGCGCTGCTCGGGGCGATGTGCTATGGCACTTATGAAATGACGAATTACGCCACGCTGGCAGACTGGTCCTGGCAACAGGTGCTGGCCGATGGGCTCTGGGGCACGGTTCTGACCGGCTTTGCGGCCTGGGCCGGGGTGGCGGCGCTCAGCGGTCGCCTGGCCTGA
- a CDS encoding amino acid ABC transporter ATP-binding protein — MSLIELNAVTKSYGTHQVIYDATLSIAAGEVIALIGKSGSGKSTLLRCLNGLEQISGGSLTIAGTPISYEKAKLRALRRKVAIVFQGYNLFPHMTVEDNVALAPRVTGKASGAEALKLAHRYLERVGLADKFRAHPRDLSGGQQQRVAIARALAVQPEILLLDEVTAALDPELVGEVLTVLGELAEQGLTMVLVTHEIAFARRAANRIAFMHQGRLHEVGPAEATISQPRTAELQKFLSAVR; from the coding sequence ATGTCACTCATCGAACTGAACGCCGTCACGAAATCCTACGGCACCCATCAGGTGATCTATGATGCCACGCTGTCCATTGCTGCGGGCGAGGTGATTGCGCTGATCGGCAAAAGCGGCTCTGGCAAGAGCACGCTGCTGCGCTGTCTGAACGGGCTGGAGCAGATTTCGGGCGGCAGCCTGACAATTGCCGGCACACCGATCAGCTATGAAAAGGCAAAGCTGCGCGCTTTGCGCCGCAAGGTCGCCATCGTTTTTCAGGGCTATAATCTCTTTCCGCATATGACGGTAGAAGACAATGTGGCGCTTGCGCCGCGCGTCACCGGCAAGGCGAGCGGAGCAGAGGCGCTGAAGCTTGCCCATCGCTATCTGGAACGCGTCGGTCTGGCCGACAAATTCCGCGCCCATCCGCGCGATCTCTCGGGCGGCCAGCAGCAGCGCGTCGCCATCGCGCGCGCCCTTGCCGTGCAGCCCGAGATCCTGCTGCTTGACGAGGTGACGGCGGCGCTTGACCCCGAACTGGTGGGCGAGGTGCTCACGGTGCTGGGCGAGCTGGCGGAACAGGGCCTGACCATGGTTCTGGTGACCCATGAGATCGCCTTTGCCCGCAGGGCCGCCAACCGCATTGCCTTCATGCATCAGGGGCGGTTGCACGAGGTCGGCCCGGCAGAGGCAACGATCAGTCAGCCACGGACCGCCGAGCTGCAGAAGTTTCTTTCTGCTGTCCGCTGA